The following are from one region of the Advenella mimigardefordensis DPN7 genome:
- a CDS encoding DUF596 domain-containing protein: MKEILEFTDDEWQEIIRGIEGSSAAALWDEANDNDRVRNASYEDRKQFFLSAMCRLMKEGRVKIASSGVFWDGTIEEQIQRYSDRWPRDESQLDKADFQLIEVDGLLCYWAQGGFVWVYEDGFMEWT; the protein is encoded by the coding sequence ATGAAAGAAATACTCGAATTTACAGATGATGAATGGCAAGAAATAATACGAGGGATTGAGGGAAGTAGTGCTGCTGCCCTTTGGGATGAAGCAAATGACAATGATAGAGTAAGAAATGCCTCATATGAGGACCGTAAACAATTTTTTCTTTCCGCTATGTGCCGTTTAATGAAAGAAGGGCGAGTGAAGATAGCTTCTAGTGGCGTTTTTTGGGACGGAACAATAGAGGAACAAATTCAGCGGTATTCGGATCGTTGGCCGAGGGACGAGAGTCAATTAGACAAGGCAGATTTTCAGCTGATTGAGGTCGACGGCTTACTTTGTTACTGGGCCCAAGGCGGGTTCGTATGGGTCTACGAAGACGGTTTTATGGAGTGGACTTGA